TCGTTTCAGATGCTCGACCAGATAGGCGAGGCAGACTTTTGAAGCGTCGCGCTTACGTGTAAACATGCTCTCGCCAAAGAAGGCGCGTCCGAGCGTGACGCCATAAAGCCCACCCACGAGTTGGCCGTCATGCCATGCTTCGACTGTGTGGCAATGACCAGCGTCAAAGAGTTTCTGATAGGCTTCGCGGATCGGCGCATTGATCCATGTCCGCGCTCGTTCGCCGGTACCGCTTGCGCAGCCGTCGATAACGCCCTCAAAGTCACTATCGAGCCGGATTTCAAAAACTGCTTGTCTGATTGTTTTCTGCAGGCTTTTCGGAATGTGAAAGCTATCAAGCGGGATGATGCCGCGCTTTTCAGGACGAACCCAGAAAATTTCGGGGTCGTCTGCTTCTTCGGCCATCGGGAAGACCCCGGTGGCATAGGCCCGCAGGAGCAGCTCCGGTTCGATTGTATAGTCGTCCGGTGAGGCTCCTGCGGTCACTTTATTTATGCACCCATGTTCTTATGTATTTGGAGTTTCTGACTGCTTGGCCAGATACTTTTCCAGCCAATGGATGTCGTAATCACCATTGGCAATGTCCTGATTGGAAATCAGATCCTGGAACAGGGGCAGGGTCGTCTTGACGCCATCGACCACGAACTCATCAAGCGCACGACGCAGACGCATCATGCATTCAACGCGGTTGCGGCCATGTACGATCAGCTTGCCGATGAGGCTGTCATAATATGGCGGAATGCGGTAGCCGGAATAGACGCCCGAATCCACACGGATACCAAGGCCACCTGGCGTATGGTAATGGGTGATCAGGCCCGGTGAAGGCGTGAAGTTACGCGGGTCTTCCGCATTGATGCGGCATTCAATGGCATGGCCATGGAAGCGTACATCTTCCTGCTTGACGGAAAGGCCCAAGCCTGCTGCCACACGGATCTGCTCGTGAACGAGGTCGATGCCGGTGATTGCTTCGGTAACTGGGTGCTCCACCTGAAGACGGGTGTTCATTTCGATGAAATAGAACTCGCCGTTTTCATAAAGGAACTCGATCGTGCCTGCACCGCGATAGCCCATATCAGCAACAGCATTGGCACAAATCATGCCGATCTTGTCGCGTGCTTCGGCATTCAATGCTGGGGAGTTGGCTTCTTCCCAGACCTTCTGGTGACGACGCTGCAACGAGCAATCGCGTTCACCCAGATGGATTGCATTACCTGCACCATCGCCCATGACCTGCACTTCGATGTGGCGCGGCTTTTCGAGATATTTCTCGATGTAAACGGCATCATCACCAAATGCTGCACCAGCCTCGGTACGCGCAGTTGCAAGAGCTACTGCCAGATCGTCTTCAGTGCGGGCAACCTTCATGCCGCGACCACCACCACCGGCGGATGCCTTGATGATGACCGGATAGCCGATTTCTTTTGCGATGCGCTTGGCTTCGTTTTCATCGGTTACGCCACCGTCCGAACCCGGAACGACTGGAATGCCGAGGCGCTTTGCAGTGCGCTTGGCTTCAATCTTGTCGCCCATGGTGCGAATATGCGAAGAGGTCGGTCCGATGAAAGTAATGCCGTGTGCTTCAAGAATTTCAGCAAACTTGGCATTTTCCGAAAGGAAGCCGTAGCCCGGATGGATTGCATCCGCGCCGGTGATTTCGCAAGCAGCAACGATTTGATGAATATTCAGATAGCTGTCGCGTGATGGAGGCGGTCCAATGCACACGCTTTCGTCCGCAAGGCGAACATGCATCGCATCGGCGTCAGCTGTGGAATGAACAGCGACCGTCTTGATGCCCAGTTCTTTACAAGCCCTGAGCACACGAAGAGCGATTTCGCCACGATTGGCTATGAGTATCTTTTGAAACATTGCGCTTTGCTGCCCGTTCATTGAATAAGCCTGAATTCTACTGACCAATGGGTCGTCTTATTCAATGACGACAAGCGGTTCGCCGAATTCAACAGGCGCTGCATCTTCAACCAGAATAGCCTTGACCGTACCGGCGCGAGGCGCAGAAATCTGGTTCATGGTCTTCATGGCTTCGATGATGAGAAGGGTCTGGCCTTCCTTGACCTGTGTGCCAACTTCGATGAAGTTGCGTGCGCCAGGAGCAGGGGCGAGATAGGCGGTACCGACCATTGGCGAAGGAACAGCATTCTTGCTGAGTTCTGCCTTGGTGGGTTCTGCTGCAACAGCAGCAGCCACCGGTGCTGCAACTGCGACAGGTGCAGCCTGCATCACAGTAGCAGCAGCCTGAACCGTTAAATTGCGCGAAACGCGGATGCGCAATTCACCATGTTCGACTTCGATGTCGGTCAGGTCGGTTTCATTCAGAATATTCGCGAGATCGCGAATTGTTTCTTTGTCGATGACGGAATTTTTGCTGGACATATAAAGGCCCCTTTACGCTTGCCCGTTGTTTTCTTCTTCTTTGGCAATTGCCGCGAGTGCGCGCAGGCCGAGCAGGTATCCTTCCGCGCCAAAGCCGCAGATGACGCCTTTGGCGACTGCGGAGACATAGGAGTGATGCCGGAAAGCTTCACGCGCATGAATGTTCGACAGATGCACTTCCACGACCGTAACTTTGGCCGAACGGATGGCATCGTGAATAGCAACCGAAGTGTGGCTGTAAGCTGCGGGATTGATCAGGACATAGGCGTTTTTATCACCCGCTTCCTGAATCCAGCTAACCAGATCACCTTCGTAATTAGTCTGGCGAAAATCGACAGCAAGGCCCAATTGTTCAGCCTCGCGCTTGCAGCCCGCTTCGATATCTTCGAGCGTTGCCACACCGTAGATGCCCGGCTCGCGCTTCCCAAGAAGATTGAGATTGGGGCCGTTCAGAACAAAAACCGTTTTCACCATATTCGTCCGTGATCGATAACGGGCCTATTACGAAAATTCAATTACACTTCGCATTTCATATAGAGGGCTTGGACGCAAGTCGAAACCCTCTAATTTAATGCTAATGTTTCACCACAGCGTTTTTCCCGCTATTCTTTGTGGAATGAACGCTATTTGTGGCAAAAATAGTCATTTATCACTTCTGATTTATTGAATGTACCTTGCCAATAATCAACAAGACGCGATCTCAATCAGATCAGCTTTTTTTGGCTGAGCGCGCTGCAGCGATTCTTTCAATCAGGCCTTCTGCGCCGATTGCACCGGGAACGAGGTCGTTTCCGATGATGTAGGACGGCGTGCCGGTGATGTTGAGCTTCTGGGCGAGCTGATAGGTTTCCTGGAAGGCATTGGTGATTGCCGGGTCTTTCATCTTCTCGCGAAGTTGTGTTTCATCTGCGCCGAGCTTGACCGCATCAGCAATAGCCGAAGCTTCTGTTGCGCGTTCCTGCGCACCGAGAAGAACTTCATGATACTCGGCATATTTCTCCGGCATAAGGGCTTTAAACGCCTGCGCTACAATGTGGGCGCGCATGGAGTCCGGTCCGAGGATCGGGAATTCCTTCATAACGAAACGGACGTTTGGATCGTTCTTCAGGATTGCTTCCATGTCTGGAAGCGCGCGCTTGCAGTAGCCGCAATTGTAATCGAAGAACTCGTAAACGGTGACATCACCGTTTGGATTGCCGAAGACAGCATCGTGTGACGGATTGAAAAGCTGATCCTGACTTGATGCCAGAACCTGCTTGACCTGCTCCTGAGCAGCTTCCGCCTGCTTGGTTTCAAGTGCGGTCTGCACCTCAACCATGATCTCTGGGTTCTTCAGCAGATAATTGCGAACGATTGTCTCTACCGCCTGCTGGTCCAATTGCGGCGCAGCAGCCATTTCCACAGGTGCAACTGTAGGGGCTACGGGCGCTGGCTGATGTGCGGTGCCGGCATAATAGCCGAGTGCAAGTGCAGCTGCACCGACGACGGCACCACCGATTGAACCAAGAATGACGTTCTTCATAGCAATCACTTTCATACGTTCTGAAATCTCACTTAAAGTGCGGCTTGGGTGGCCTCTTAAGTGGCTTACTTTTTAGCTTTGGCGTTGATGATGTCCTGCGCACGCAGCCAGTCGGGAGTTCCTGACTTCATTTGCTTTTGCGCGCGAATGGCAAATATCTGGGCCTGCTGCAGCTTTCCGGAATAGTAGTTCATGTCGGCTGTGGCAAGGTCAGCGCGGGCCATATCGCCAGACTGGCCATAGGCTTGCGCTAGATATCCATATCCGCCGGGAAACTCTGGGTCGGCCGCAATACCTGCTTTCAGCTCCTTGATAGCATTGGGCATATTGGCCTTGGTGCCAGTAAGCATCAAGGCGCGGCCGTAGCTCATGCGCAGCAGTGGAGACTTGCGCGTATCAAGAGAAACTGCACGTTGGAAAGCTTTTGCAGCACCTTGTGGGTTGTTAGCCTTAATCAGCACTTCGCCCATCATTTCCTGGAAATATGGATTCTTTGGCTGTTCTTTGATGAGTGCCTCAAACTTCGGCAGTGCGGCGCGGGCAGAGCCATTCAGATAAGTTGTGATTGCGCTGCCATAACGGGCCGGCAGGCCTCCGGGATTACCGCGGAACATACGCTGCAAAGCGCCCATATTGTTGGAGTAGGCTGCGATCTTGGCGCGTGCCATATCATGTCGGAGTTGCAGCGCTGCGGAATCCGTCTTGTTATAGTTCGGGCTTTTTTTGGCCAGTTCTTCAAGGTTGGAAATTCGCTCGCGTGGCAACGGATGGCTGATACGATACTGATCGATCTGGGTGCCGGACAGCGAAAGTGCCGATGCGAAGCGCTGGAACGTATCAAGCATTCCTTTTGTCGACTGGCCGGTGGCATTGAGATAATTAACAGCCAGACGGTCTGCAGTCATTTCTTCGGTACGCTGATAGCTGAGCAGGCTACGCATTGCCATTTCCGTACTGCCCATTGCAATGCCGCCACCTGCACCCGCGGCAGCACCGCTGCCTGAAGCAGCACCGGCAACGCCTGCGCCAACGCCCAGAAGCATACCAATAACTGCCATGGTGCGTGCGCGGCTCAACTGTTCACGCAAGCGATCCTGATGCCCGCCAGCGATATGACCCGCTTCATGCGCAATGACGCCGATGATTTCGTTCGGTGTTTCTGCCTGCATGATGGCGCCTGTATTGATGAAAATACGGCGGCCATCGACAAAGGCGTTGAAGCTCTGGGAATTGACGAGAATAACGCGGACACCACGTCCGCCTAATCCGGCGACTTTGAGAATAGGCGCTGCATAATCGGCGACAAGCGCTTCGATTTCAGCATCGCGTACGATTGGAACGCCGCCACCGCCACGCGATTGCGCCTGTGCAGGCAGGACGCCTGTAACGGCAACAGCAAGGGCTGCAAAGGCAGCAACTGAACGGCGCATCACATTCTGAAAAGAAAACGCTTTGGTCGTGAAAGTTGCAGTCATGCTCCCCATAGTGCTCCTCATCCTGCTCAAACGAAACAAAAGCGAATCTTACAAATCCGGCCTAGTTTAAGGGCTTTATATCAATCTTCATCGCTGTTTTTACTACAGCGCTGTTGCTTTACCAATCCGGCGATTATAGGGCGGGTGAGTTGCATTGCATTCCCCGCTTTTCTGGAGGCTAAGTTGAATACTCTTTCCAACCGTAGCGCAGTCGAACCGTTTCACGCCATGGATGTTCTGGCAGAGGCCAATCGTCGTCGCGCTGCGGGCCATCCAATCATTTCGATGGCAGTCGGGCAACCGGCAGACCCGGCACCGCAAATCGTGCGGCTGGCTGCGGAACGCGCCCTGAAAGATGGCCGTATCGGTTATACCGATGCTCTAGGGCTGATAGAGCTGCGCGAAGCAATTGCCGCGCATTATGCTGACAACTATGGCGTAACCGTCTCGCCGGAACGCATTGCGATTACGACAGGGTCATCGGCCGCGTTCAATCTGGCGTTTCTTGTCTATTTCGATCCAGGCGATCGCGTTGCAATCACGCGCCCGGGCTATCCAGCCTATCGCAATATTCTGACAGCGCTTGGCCTCGAAGTGGTTGAAATCGCCAATGAAGGCGGCGCATCAGGTGCACTGACCGCTCAGGCATTGGCTGCCGCTCATGCCGAGAAACCGTTGAAGGGCGTACTTTTTGCAAGTCCCGCCAATCCAACCGGCGCTGTGATTGACAAGCCGGAACTCAAGGCCATCATTGAAACTGCGCGCGATCTTGGTATCCGCGTAATTTCTGACGAAATCTATCACCGTCTTTCATATGAGAGCGAAGATGTGACGGCACTGCAGATCTCGGACGATGTCACCATCATCAATTCATTCTCAAAATACTACTGCATGACCGGCTGGCGTATTGGCTGGATGGTTCTGCCAAGTGCTGATGTGCGTGCCATCGAACGCCTCGGCCAGAGCCTTTATATTTCCGCGCCTGAACTTTCGCAGCGCGCGGCAATTGAAGCGTTTCACGCCACCGCAGAGCTGGAACGCGTGAAAAACCGCTATCGGCAGAACCGCCAAATTCTGCTCGAACACTTGCCGCGAATGGGGTTAAGCCTCGCCGCGCCAATGGACGGCGCATTCTATGCCTATTGCGATGTTTCGCGCTTCACCAATGACAGCATGGAATTTGCCCGAAGCATGATTGCTGAAACCAACATTGCGGCTACTCCGGGACGGGATTTTGATCCGATCGACGGGCATCGCACCATGCGCTTTTCTTATGCAGGCAGCATAGAAGAAATTGAGGAAGTGGTTCGCCGTCTTGAAGAGTGGCTTCCACAACAGCGCGCCTGATAGCTAGAGCATTTCCTGTTTTAATTGAGTCATTGGAAATGCTCTATCTATTTGTTTTTGCGCGCATCTTGTTCCGAAAACCGCTTCGCACTTTTCGGGATGCGCTCTAGAGCGGTCCCAGTTAATATTGAATCGTGGAACCGCTCTATGTTTCTGTTTTTACGCAAAGCCGCTTCGCACTCTTGCTGGAAATGCTTTAATTACTAAAACAAAAAGAAAACCGGCGTTTCCGCCGGTTTTCTTATATTCTACATCAGAAGTGAGCAGGGCTTAGAAAAAGCCCTTCTTCTGCCACCAGCCGCCGCGCTTCGGCTTCTGCTCTTCCGTATCGCTGGAGGTGACGACAGGCTCGGTAACCTTCTGCGCTTCTGCAACAGGGGCTACCTCTGGCTCCACCGCAACTTCCTCAACTTCCGGCTTTACAGCAGCCTTGCGTGTACGACGCTTAGGCTTTGCGGCTTCTGCATCTTCAGCAGGAGCTGCAACTTCTTCATCAACAGCCTTCTTGCGCGAACGTGTCTTGCGAGCAGGCTTCGCAGGTTCTTCTGCTGGCTCTGCAACGACGACATCGTCATTCGCCGCTTCTTCGCTCTTTGCAGTCTTACGACCGCGTGGCTTGCGCGCTGGCTTCGCAGGCTTTTCGTCTGCAACTGTTTCAGCAGCCGGAGCAGCTTCAGTCGCTTCAACAGTGACGGTTTCAACCGCAACGGCCTCAGCAACAACCACATCAACAGGCTGTTTTTCTACCTTCGCAGGAATGACAGGCGTGTAACCGACGAACTCAGGATCAGGTACTTTGTTGAACTGAATATCGTCTTCACGACGGTTCTTGCGACCGCCACGACGACCACGACGACGCTTCTTGCGACGATCTTCATCGCTCTGCGAGGCATTGCTCGAAGATGCGTTGTCTTCTTCATCGTCTTCGTCTGAATCGTCAGAGCCTGCTTCAACCTGCTCAGTCTGTTCGCGATTGTCGCGATCACGACCACCACGACGGCGACGGCGACGACGGCGCTTGCGATCGCCTTCTTCGCTGCTTTCTTCGCGAGCAGGGGCTTCAGCCTTGATTTCTTCTTCGGCGTCGTCGTCCTCAAGTGGAATCTCAGGATCTTCGATATCGTCTTCGTAAATCATCGGCTGTACAGGCTGGATGGTTACTGGACGTGTCGAAGGCGCACCCTTGTCGATGACAAAATGCTGATGTCCGACGCTTTCATCGGCATCGATGCTGATATTGGCACCGAAACGGCCTTCCAGATCAGCAAGCAGCTGGCGCTTGTGATTGAGGACATAGAGAGCAGACGCTGCAGGCGTGCGAACGACAATGTCGTAGCCCGAATGACGCAGCAGATAATCTTCGATGCCACGAATGATATGGAGCGCCATGGACGAGTCGGAACGGATATGACCGGTGCCGCCGCAATGCTGGCAAACCTGCATCGTGCTTTCGAGAACGGATGCGCGAATACGCTGACGCGACATTTCCAGAAGGCCGAAATGCGAGATACGGCCGACCTGAATGCGAGCACGGTCGTCTTTCAGGCAGTCCTTCATCTTCTTTTCGACAGCGCGATTGTTGCGCTTTTCTTCCATGTCGATGAAGTCGACGACGATAAGACCTGCAAGGTCGCGCAGACGCAGCTGGCGCGCAACTTCTTCAGCTGCTTCCAGATTTGTCTGCAGTGCAGTGTCTTCAATCGAATGCTCACGGGTCGAACGCCCGGAGTTCACGTCGATTGCAACCAGAGCTTCGGTCTGGTTGATGATGAGATAACCGCCGGATTTCAGCGTCACCTGTGGCAGAAGCATACGATCAAGCTGTGCTTCCAGACCATAGCGCGTGAAGACTGGCACCTGTTCGCGGTAAGGCTGAACGACCTTGGCGTGGCTCGGCATGAGCATACGCATGAAGTCCTTCGCTTCGCGATAACCGGTTTCACCTGATACGAGAATCTCGGTGATGTCTTTGTTATAAAGATCGCGGATCGAGCGCTTGATCAGGCTGCCTTCTTCATAGACGAGGGAAGGCGCTGTCGACTGCAATGTCAGCGTGCGGACATTTTCCCACATGCGCATCAGATATTCGTAGTCGCGCTTAACTTCCGCCTTGGTGCGGTTTGCGCCAGCGGTACGAAGGATCACGCCCATGCCCTGCGGCACTTCGAGTTCCTTGACGATTTCCTTCAGGCGCTTGCGATCCTGCGGATTGGTGATCTTGCGCGAAATGCCGCCACCGCGCGCGGTGTTTGGCATGAGAACCGAGTAACGGCCAGCAAGCGACAGATATGTGGTGAGAGCTGCGCCCTTATTGCCGCGCTCTTCCTTAACGACCTGAACCAGAATGATCTGTCGGCGCTTGATGACTTCCTGAATATTGTACTGACGACGGCTGGTGCGGCCATGCGAAGGAAGTTCTTCCATCGCATCTTCCGAGCCTACCGATTCAACGATGTCTTCTTCGTTCTCAACATCATTGTCGTCATCATCGTCACCATTGTCGGTGTCGATTGCTTCGGAAATGACATGTCCAGCTTGCTTCATCAATGCGATGGCAGGAGTGCCAGGAACGTAATTTTCAAAAGCCGGTCCGACAGGTTCGGCTGCAGGCAAGCCGCTATTCGAACCGCCTGAATGCGAATCACCGTTCTGGCCATCACGACGTCCGCGACGGCGATGACGGCGCGAACGGTCGTTCTTTGCCTTCGGCTCTTCGTCTTCATCTTCTGCGCGCGCAGCTTTTGCTTCCGCTTCGAGCAGGGCCAGACGATCAGCAACCGGGATCTGGTAATAATCCGGATGAATTTCAGAGAATGCGAGGAAGCCATGGCGATTGCCGCCATATTCCACGAACGCAGCCTGAAGAGATGGTTCGACGCGGGTAACGCGTGCGAGATAGATATTACCCTTCAGCTGCTTCTTATGTTCCGACTCGAAGTCGAATTCTTCAATTTTGTTCCCACGCGTTACGATAACGCGCGTCTCCTCCGGGTGGGAGGCATCTATAAGCATTTTGTTGGACATTATTGTCTTTCCTGCCGGCGCTAAGACGCAAGCCGCGTGCGCCGGACGAAACCCTTAAGGCTGTCGTCCTGGCTGGGATGCGTCTGCCGGATGATAATGGGTTCGTCGGAATAAAAGCTGCTGTCCTTGCGCGCGATGGCCTCATGGCGATCACGGTCTTCAGGCTTGCGATGGTCAGTCTTGCTTGACCCATAGCTGTTCCGAACGAAACGACCTCATATATGACCCGAAAAAGCCGGGCCGACCTCTTTGCTCTTTTCAGAGCACTGGCGACAGCGCGTATCAGTACGCAGTCGGCCGATTAAAAAACGGAGGCAGCAGGGGAGCCGTATTCCGTTGAATTCTGTGCGGGCTATTGGAGCAACAAACGTATATGCCACTGTTTTCGCTGCTTTTAGTAACGGTTCAAATTGAGAACCGGCAAACGATTCTGGCAGCTGCTCCATAACCTAACTAAGCTTTTATGGCGTCAATTGAACTATGACAAGTACGAATATCAGTTGACACCTTCATCGTAATTTTGCCGAAAGATGATTATAGGGCTCAAAATGCCCTGCTAGTGGTCTGATTTCGACATTTGCGTCCCTCTGATACAGGCGCCGAGCAAATGTCGGAATCGCAAAGATCACTAGTAACTTTAAGCATCTACTGGATTTTTCGCATTTGACGTTTGAAACAGCATCTCATTCAGCGGGGATTCAAGCGTCAAATTCAATCCACTAGAGCCATTAGATGCGAGCTGAAAAGTGTTCATTAACTATAATTTTGTACGGGTAGATTTATGAAGTGCGCGCAATCATAGGTCTTGGCTGAAATGTCAGGATTTGAGATTATTCGATAATATCTGGATCGCGATTACGGATGCATTGTCTGAGCTTTAAAAACGCAGCAAACAAAATTTCGGCAGTTCGAAGCACGCTCGCGCTTCTGGCGATGGTTTTTGCCGCTATTTTCCATGTCGGTTCGGCCGTTGCTGCTGACGAAGCGCCACTTTCTGCTCTTACATATCGTATGGCGGGGGACGATCTGCGAATGCGGGTCGTTGTGATGTTTGATCGTAAGCCGGAAGTTTCGACGCTGCTGCTCGACAATCCGCATCGCCTGGTCTTTGATCTTCCAGAAACGCGTTTCGGCTTTGATGAAAAAAGCCTGGAGGCGAGGGGGATTGTATCGCGCGTGCGCTATGGCCTGGTTGGAAAAAGCCGGTCACGTCTTATTCTCACCTTGCGTGGACCATTCAACGTCGAAAACGTTCAGGTGATCCAAAACGAAACAACGTCGGGTTATCGGCTTGTCGCGGATATCATTGCGTCCTCTGATCGCGAGTTTTCTGAAAGGCTCAAGTCGCAGCATGAGGTTACTGGCTCAACTGAGCGTAAGTCCGCAACGGCTGCTAAGGCAGTTGCATCCGAATCCGGCGGGGCGCGGCCATTCATCGTGATGTTAGATCCCGGCCATGGTGGTATCGATAGCGGTGCTGAAAGCCTGAGTGGTATTAAAGAAAAAGATCTGACACTTGCCTTTGGTCAGGAGCTGCGCGATCGGCTGGGTAAGGAGAAGAATATCAAAGTCATGATGACGCGAGATGACGACACATTCCTGCGTCTCTCAGAGCGCGTGCGACTGGCTCGCCAGTACGAGGCTGATCTTTTCATTTCCATCCATGCCGATACGATCAATCAGGGCGATATACGCGGGGCGACGGTATATACAATTTCCGACAAAGCCTCTGACTCCGTTGCGCGAGCCATGGCTGAACGTGAAAACAAGTCGGATAGCGTTGCGGGCGCCGTTCCAGAAGAACTCCCGGAAGTTGCCGATATTCTGCTCGACCTGACTCGCCGGGAAACGCATACATTTTCGTTGAGCTTTGCCGAGAAGGTCATCAGTTCCCTGCAGGGTGAGGTAAACCTCATCAATAATCCGCATCGCTTTGCCGGTTTTCAGGTTCTGCGCGCGCCTGATGTGCCATCAGTGCTTATCGAAATCGGATATCTCTCCAATGCTGAAGACGAAAAACTGATCAGTAATCCTGAGTGGCGTCGCAAATTGGCTGACCGTATTGCCCGGGCGGTAAAAGCGTTCGAAATCCAAAAACACCCGGACACTTTGTCAAAAGGCTAGAATTATGTAATGTTTAGTGGGGGGCTCATATTCATCCCTGCTGATAAGATGCATGGTTGCAACAGTTTCTTGGATTTTTGTCGCTGCCCGGCATTTGCATGCGTTAAATTGGTAAAAACATAGAAACGATCTTGCCTTTGACGCATTTGATGGTCACTAAACCAGCTTGTTGCCAATGCGGCATAGGTCGACGGGTGCTCGTTTTGATTGCCCCTAAATATATGCGAATGATCTGAAGGCAGGATCCCGGATTTATGGTAAGGCTTATCGGATATTTCTTCGGAATTGGTACGGTTCTGGCGCTTTTGGTTGCTGGCGGCGTTGCCGTCTATATCGGTAGCGTCACAAAAGAACTGCCTGATTACGAAGTGCTCGCAAAGTACGAGCCTCCTGTTATGACGCGTGTTCATGCATCTGACGGTAGTCTGATGTCGGAATTTGCGCGCGAACGCCGCATGTATTTGCCGATTCAGGCCGTGCCAAATCGCGTCAAAGCTGCTTTCATTTCTGCTGAAGACAAAACATTCTACGAACACCATGGTCTCGATTTTGGTGGTCTCGCGCGGGCAGTGCTGACGAATGTTAAGAACATGGGTTCTGGCCGTCGCCCGGTTGGCGCATCGACCATCACGCAGCAGGTCGCAAAGAACTTCCTTCTAAGCTCTAACCAGACCTATGACCGCAAGATCAAAGAAGCGATTCTTGCGATGCGCATTGAGCAGGCCTATTCCAAAGATCGTATTCTCGAGCTCTATCTCAATGAAATCTTTTTCGGTCTCGGTTCCTACGGCATCGCCAGCGCTGCACTCACTTATTTCGACAAGTCTGTTGGTGAGTTGAGCATTGCTGATAGCGCGTATCTCGCCGCACTGCCAAAAGGTCCAAACAAC
The Ochrobactrum sp. BTU1 DNA segment above includes these coding regions:
- a CDS encoding ribonuclease E/G, translated to MSNKMLIDASHPEETRVIVTRGNKIEEFDFESEHKKQLKGNIYLARVTRVEPSLQAAFVEYGGNRHGFLAFSEIHPDYYQIPVADRLALLEAEAKAARAEDEDEEPKAKNDRSRRHRRRGRRDGQNGDSHSGGSNSGLPAAEPVGPAFENYVPGTPAIALMKQAGHVISEAIDTDNGDDDDDNDVENEEDIVESVGSEDAMEELPSHGRTSRRQYNIQEVIKRRQIILVQVVKEERGNKGAALTTYLSLAGRYSVLMPNTARGGGISRKITNPQDRKRLKEIVKELEVPQGMGVILRTAGANRTKAEVKRDYEYLMRMWENVRTLTLQSTAPSLVYEEGSLIKRSIRDLYNKDITEILVSGETGYREAKDFMRMLMPSHAKVVQPYREQVPVFTRYGLEAQLDRMLLPQVTLKSGGYLIINQTEALVAIDVNSGRSTREHSIEDTALQTNLEAAEEVARQLRLRDLAGLIVVDFIDMEEKRNNRAVEKKMKDCLKDDRARIQVGRISHFGLLEMSRQRIRASVLESTMQVCQHCGGTGHIRSDSSMALHIIRGIEDYLLRHSGYDIVVRTPAASALYVLNHKRQLLADLEGRFGANISIDADESVGHQHFVIDKGAPSTRPVTIQPVQPMIYEDDIEDPEIPLEDDDAEEEIKAEAPAREESSEEGDRKRRRRRRRRGGRDRDNREQTEQVEAGSDDSDEDDEEDNASSSNASQSDEDRRKKRRRGRRGGRKNRREDDIQFNKVPDPEFVGYTPVIPAKVEKQPVDVVVAEAVAVETVTVEATEAAPAAETVADEKPAKPARKPRGRKTAKSEEAANDDVVVAEPAEEPAKPARKTRSRKKAVDEEVAAPAEDAEAAKPKRRTRKAAVKPEVEEVAVEPEVAPVAEAQKVTEPVVTSSDTEEQKPKRGGWWQKKGFF
- a CDS encoding N-acetylmuramoyl-L-alanine amidase, which produces MVFAAIFHVGSAVAADEAPLSALTYRMAGDDLRMRVVVMFDRKPEVSTLLLDNPHRLVFDLPETRFGFDEKSLEARGIVSRVRYGLVGKSRSRLILTLRGPFNVENVQVIQNETTSGYRLVADIIASSDREFSERLKSQHEVTGSTERKSATAAKAVASESGGARPFIVMLDPGHGGIDSGAESLSGIKEKDLTLAFGQELRDRLGKEKNIKVMMTRDDDTFLRLSERVRLARQYEADLFISIHADTINQGDIRGATVYTISDKASDSVARAMAERENKSDSVAGAVPEELPEVADILLDLTRRETHTFSLSFAEKVISSLQGEVNLINNPHRFAGFQVLRAPDVPSVLIEIGYLSNAEDEKLISNPEWRRKLADRIARAVKAFEIQKHPDTLSKG